Within the Triticum urartu cultivar G1812 unplaced genomic scaffold, Tu2.1 TuUngrouped_contig_5340, whole genome shotgun sequence genome, the region GGGGTGGATGACTGGGCCGGCTGGGTCGAGGCCCAGTGGGAGGAAAAGggggtttcttttctttttctacctttgccttttcttttctttcacattttaattctgttttcaatcaaatatactccctccgttccttgatataaggtgtatagatttttgataaaaagttcaaaatataaggtgtattgccTTGCACCACTCATTTGAATAACTTTTTAagggatttgattacatttcCTTACATAGGGCAAGCTCCTCTATTTTCTCATATTAATTAGTCAGGTGTAGTCTTGCCCAAAACTTGTGAAATTTTCCCTCCATGTGCATTCTTTAATTTCCgtgccaaaaactatacaccctatatttaggaatggagggagtattgtTTTCTACTTAATTATAAGACGAGGAGTTTTTTTAGATATGAGACCGGTCATATAAATCAAGCACATTAATTCTAGGAGTCACAAAAAGTTTGAGGCCAAAAGAAGTTGTCTAACcatttttagaaattgaaaagCCAATTTTAAATGTTGCTAGACCACAAAATAAATTTCGGCACTTTGGGAATTAAAATGAGGTTGGTTTCAACATGACAATGATCAGGGGAATTTATAGAATATtgtgaacattttagttttgacatttgaaaacttttattttcgaCTTTAATTTAAATTTGGATTTGGATTGGGATTTGGATCAACCGGGGATTAACAACAGTAAGAGTGATGACCTGGCATCATTAGCAGGAGggtactgtagcttaattatctgggcgtcacaataatcaagtgattccaaaagcccatctgcatggagtttcctcatgtgctttacaccaatatgacctaaacggcagtgccacaaataagttgcactatcattattaactttgcatcttttggcttcaatattatgaatatgtgtatcactacgatcgagattcaataaaaatagaccactcatcaagggtgcatgaccataaaagatattactcatataaatagaacaaccagtATTCTTTAATTTagatgaataaccgtctcgcatcaaacaagatccagatataatgttcatgctcaacgctggcaccaaataacaattattcaggtctaaaactaatcccgaaggtagatgtagaggtagcgcgccgacggcgatcacatcgaccttggaaccatttccgacgcgtattgtcacctcgtccttagctaatcttcgtttaatccatagcccctatttcgagttgcaaatatgagcaacataaccagtatcaaatacccaggtgctaatacgagcattagtaaggtacacatcaataacatgtatataaaatatacctttcactttgccatccttcttatccgccaaatacttggggcagttctgcttccagtgaccagtccctttgtagtagaagcactcagtttcaggcttaggtccagacttgggcttcttcccgagaggagcaacttgcttgctattcttcttgaagttccccttctttcctttgccctctttcttgaaactagtggtcttgttaaccatcaacacttgatgctccttcttgatttctacctccgcagccttaagcattgcgaagagctcgggaattgtcttttccatctattgcatattatagttcatcatgaagcttttatagcttggtggcagtgattgaagaactctgtcaatgacactatcatccggaagattaactcccagctgagtcaagtgctTATGGCACCcggacattctgagtatgtgttcactgacagaactgttctcctccatcttgtagctatagaacttgttggagacttactatctctcaactcgggaatttgcttgaaatattaacttcaactcttggaacatctcatatgctccatgacgttcaaaatgtctttgaagtcccgattctaagccgtaaagcatggcacactgaactatcgagtagtcatcagatttagcttgccaaacgttcataatgtccggtgttgctcctgcagcaggccttgcACCTACCGGTgtttccaggacgtaattcttctgtgcagcaaggaggataatcctcaagttatggacctagtccgtgtagttgctaccgtcatctttcaacttagctttctctaggaacacattaaaattcaagggaacggtagcacgggccattgatctacaacaacatagatatgcaaaaactattaggactaagttcatgataaatttaagttcaattaatcatattactaaagaactcccacttagatagacatccctctagtcatctaaatgatcatgtgatccatataaactaaaccatgtccgatcatcacgtgagatggagtagttttcaatggtgaacatctctatgttgatcatatctactatatgattcatgttcgacctttcagtctcagtgttccgaggccatatctgtatatgctaggctcgtcaagtttaacctgagtactctgcacgtgcaaaactgtcttacacccgttgtgtgtgaacgtagagcttatcacacccgatcatcacatggtgtctcgacacgacgaactgtagcaacggtgcatactcagggagaacacttaaaccttgaaatttagtgagggatcatcttataatgctaccgccgtactaagcaaaataagatgcataaaagataaacatcacatgcaatcaaaatatgggacacatgatatggccatcatcatattatgcctttgatctccatctccaaagcaccgtcatgatctccattgtcaccggcttgacaccttgatctccatcgtagcatcattgtcgtctcaccaaatattgcttctacgactatcgctaacgcatagtgataaaagtaaagcaattacatggcgatcacatttcatacaataaagcgacaaccataaggctcctgccagttgccgataacttctacaaaacatgatcatctcatacaataacgtatatcacatcatgtcttgaccatattacatcacaacatgccctgcaaaaacaagttagatgtcttctactttgttgttgcaagttttacatggctggtatgggcttctagcaagaaccattcttacctacgcatcaaaaccataacaatttttcgtcaagtgtgttgttttaaccttcaacaaggaccggccgtagtcaaattcgattcaactaaatttggagaaacaaacacccgccagccacctttatgcaaaacaagttggatgtctgtcggtggaaccggtctcatgaaggtggtcatgtaaggttggtccgggctgcttcatccaacaataccaccgaatcaaaataagacgttggtggtaagcaatatgactatgatcgcccacaactctttgtgttctactcgtgcatatcatctacgcatagacctggctctgataccactatggGGAACGTACcatgcaattttaaaaaatttcctacgatcacgcaagatctatgtaggatatgcatagcaatgagaggaggagagtgtgtccacgtaccctcgtagaccgaaagtggaagcgttaggttaacgcggttgatgtagtcgaacgtcttcacgatcaaaccgatctagtaccgaacgtacgacacctccgagttcagcacacgttcagcttgataacgtccctcgaactcttgatccagcagagggtcgagggagagtttcgtcagcacgacggcatggtgacggtgatggtgatgtgatccgcgcagggcttcacctaagcactaccaGGTCCGGTACATGCATGTTGGGGGCCCTGGGGCGAAACTAGAACTTAGGGCCCTCACACATAGATGAATACTTCATTTATTTTCATTAGTAAGAAAACCAATCCGTACCGCGTAACAATTTACATCTTGATGATCTTGGCTTCATCTAAATAATTATTTGGTTGTTCAAATGAAACAAAACCAATATCAGAAATTCCCAAGAATAACCACTAGTTCTGAAACTTTAATTGCTCCCATTGGGAATTCCTTTAAAAAAATGATATTGTAACAACAAATCTAATCCCATTATTTTCTTTCCTCTAATCACAATTCACTACTGGCAAAATACTTACTAGAAGACATTCCacaacaaaaatacaaaaatgcAAAAAATTTCAAGATATTTATGGTTAAGGATCGAAAGCACCTTAATATGGATGGCTGGATCGGACGGAAGAAAAGTACGAATCCATGGAAACCTCAACGTACAAGAGACATATCACCTCCAAAGATAAGCATGTCTAAAGTTTAAAACGTAGAAAATAGTGCTAGGAAAAGGACATTATAATTCCTATGTTACCATGGATCGACATTATTTAACATTGAATCGTCAAACTGAAGAACAAGATTACTAGAAAGAACAAAGAAGAACCCGTACCATCTCTCAACCACATGGGGATGGAGAAGAATGTACGGGATGAAGAAGAGCTAATTGGGGACGGGAATTGCGCCATTTGTCTCCGTCAATCGTTGGCCTCGACCCCAAAATCAGAAAGGCATAGGAAGGGCGGTGCTGTTCTTGAAGACTAAGATCGGGAATTGGGGAAGAAGAGGAGACGCCCAACTGCAGAGAGAGATCCCCGTCGGCATCGATTAATTCCTTCGTGTGACTACCGCACATGTCCAACAGCGTGGTGGGCTTTCCCTAACTCGTTGCACTTTGGGCCCTCTTTTTTTCCTTTGTATTTTTCTAGATATAAAACTAAACATAGAGAACTACACCTGGGCCGGGGCCCCTGCTTCTAGGGGGCCCAGGGCGGGCGCCCCGTTTGCCCGCCTTATGGGTCGGGCCtgagcactacgtgaatatgaccggaggagtaaaccgTGGAGAGAGAtgccgcacacggcttggaacaaatTGGTGTGTCTCTAAGGGGTGCCCtgcccacatatataaaggagggataGGAAGGAGGCCGGCCAGGGGGCGCGCCATAAGGGGGAACCGACCAGGACTCCCAATCCTAGTCAACCCCCCTTTCCTTTGTACGGAGGGGAAAGGgggggaggagaaggagagggggagggagagggagagaaggaaagggggccacGCCCCCTTCCCCCTTGTCCAAATCGGACTCCCTTGGGGGGGGGCACCCTTGCGGCCTCCCCCCTCTCTCCAcgaaggcccatgtaggcccattacttccccgaggaggttccggtaacctcccggtactccgaaaaatacccgaaccattccggtgtccgaataccatcgtccaatatatcaatctttacctctcgaccattttgagactcctcggtatgtccatgatctcatctgggactacGAACAATCttcagtcaccaaaacacataactcataatacaaatcgtcatcgaacgttaagcgtgcggaccctacgggtttgagaactatgtagacatgaccgagacatatctctggtcaataaccaacagcggaacctggatgctcagattggttcctacatattctacaaagatctttggTCAAACCGCAatcctttgtcatcagtatgttacttgctcaAGATTCGATCaccggtatcctcatacctagttcaatctcgttaccgacaagtctctttactcattccgtaatgcatcgtcccgcaactaactcattagtcacattgcttgcaaggcttatagtgatgtgcattaccgagagggcccagagatacctctccgatactcagaatgacaaatcataatctcgatctatgccaacccaacaaacaccttcggatacacctgtagagcatatttacaatcacccggttatgttgtgacgtttgatagcacacaaagtgttcctccggtattcgggagttgcataatcttatagtcagaggaatatgtataagtcatgaagaaaacaatagcaataaaacttaacgatcattatgctaatctaacggatgggtcttgtcgatcacatcattctctaatggttaggaaacttaaccatctttgattaacgagctagtcaagtagaggcatactagggacactttgttttgtctatgtatccacacatgtatcaagtttccggataatacaattctagcatgaataataaacatttatcatgatataaggaaatataaataacaactttattattgcctctggggcatatttccttcactaacaGAGAAATGAAACGAGATGTATGTATGTTCATTGAGCGCATTGGCTGTTAGTTCATTTTTTTGTTTGGAAATTTAACATTCTTGGTTTGCGCGTATAGTTGTTACTCATGTAAGCAAGATAAAAAAATGTGGTGTAAAAGTTTCAGGTGGATCTTCTTGATTCTTATTTGGCTTTTGTCGACAATTTTACATGGAACTTGTATTCATGAGGACATTATGTCATGATAACAGTAGTTTTACAACATTATTGAAAGGAACACACATTATCCAGGTTTGTGTCCCAACGTGGGTAAACCCCCTACTTCTTGCTTTGTTAATTCATTGTACATTTGAAGAATATCAAAGATTACAATTTCAAGGGGTATCCAATGGGTTGTTGTGGTGATTTCTATGGGAAGCATCCGAAATCACTATGTGATGTATATGGTAAAGCTAGGTGGAAAAGGACCCCCTTCTACATTGTCGTTGCTGCCCTTTATATAGCTATGGCATGGAAGGCTCCACGTGGTAAGAGTCCGACTAGTATTGGAAAAGGACCCCTTTCTACTAGTGTTGTAGAGAGTTTCTCTTAGATGTTGTGTATTTGCATGTGGCAGATGTCGTCTCTGCGGAAGCGGCGACATTACTTGAAGGTTTAAAGTTACTTCAAAGTATGAGGCGCAATAATGTCTTGATGAGGATGGACAATTCTGTTGTGGTTGATGCTATACATCCGAATGAGGGACATTCTATGATGGTGGCTCCAGTTTTAGATGATTTCAGAGAGTTATTACGAGAGTTCGGGAAGGTTACTATTGAGCACTGTAATAGAGAATCAAATGTAGTTGCTCATGAGCTAGTTGAGTGGGGGTGTGCAAACACACCTCCGTGTACCATTGCTAAATTTTTAGCAGACGATGTAAGCATTATTTGAGATTAATAAAGCTAGCCATGAAGCCCCCCCCGGTCAAAAAAGCCAGTGTCGGTAGCACTTCTCCTTCGTTTGATGTCTTGTCTTTGGGCTCTATAGGGCCCGTTGATACTCTGTTGATAGAGGCATGCTATAGGTAATTATACTTATCACAAAAAAAATCAGTATTCGTAATAGATCCTGGTTCGCAAGTAAGGTTGACGTAGATACTTGCAGTCTCCTTGTCGCATCCTCGATAGGTCTCTGGGATCTTCTACTGATGTCGCCCACTTCTAGTTGAACCTGACGTGGTCAGATGATGGATCAATGGATGGTGATGGTCGCCTAACTGACGTAGGACTGCTTTGTCGGAGGTCACTCCTTTTTTTTGTCACAGGTGCGAGATCGATCTTGGTCGTGGTTGTATCCTTGACTCTTGATACGGGGCAAGTCAATGGGTGTCCCAATTTTCACTAATTGGAGGTGGACTTGAGGAAAAACATGAACACATGGGAAAACATGAGAAATCCGGAGGCAGGTCGGCTGCAATCTGAGCGGCGTGCTGAGCCCGAATTTGCTCCAGGAGAACCGGGGCTCCGAAGTGGGCATCGCTTACACGGTGATCCCCTGCTAGGCCAGAGCTACATCCGAACGATGATTTGCGAGTAGATGTGGTGGGTGGCGGCACAAAGGGGAGAGAAAATGAGAATGTGGCTAGGGTTTTGGGGGTCGCCGTCCAATTTAAATAACCAGATTTGGCCCATCAAGCGGCACGTTAGGGCGGCATTTTCGCCGGACCGCCGGGTAATTACGGGTGTCCATATGGATCTCACACGTCAGCCCGAAGTGGCGGACGCGCCCATGCGCGTTTGGCCTCCTAATATCCGCTCTAAATTTGGGTTGGATATGAGAGGCGTCGGTCAGCCCGGACGTATAAAGCCCGTTTGAGAAGCCCATCTGAATTACGTTTTTGTGACCGGTCACTGACCGAATCGTTCCCCGGACATGGCATTTCAGGAGCCCGGCTGTCGCTTGGTATGGCAGATAATGTGGTTTTACCCTTTTTTATATAAAAAAGTTTTTATATACCTCTAAAAGGTAATTCTTCCGTAAAAAACATAGAGACAAGGTAATAAGACTTCTTTTTCTTTGAGAAGAAAAGGTGACAAAGACTCGGACTGCTCACAAGTCCTGGTGACCGCCTTCTTTCCCCCACAAGTCCGGCCGCTGGTTGCCGGGATCCGCTACAAGTTCGCCGGCTTTTCACCCTTCTCTCTCCTATTTTTCCTTGTCCACTCCCCCACTCTGGCTGCGAGGTGCGAGCAAAGGCTTTGTATCTGAAGCCCATAGGGGCCCAAACAAAGCCCACCTACTGGTGCAAATTTCCCCTTCCCCACAACCacacgcggcggcggcggtgtgtAGAGAGAGAATAATGGAGGGGAGAGAAGACGACAAGAAAggcggcgccgccgcccccggcAGCTCAGCGCCGGGGACGAGATTCAAGAACCTGGTCTCCAGGGAATACTACAGCCACAAGAAGAAGGTACTGCTCCATGCCCCACTCTGCACGGGAATTCTCCCTCTGCGCCCCTAAAACCCAAAGTCCCGCGAGAAAGAAGTCCGAAATTACCCAATGCCGGATCTTTCCTTGATGTGAATCCCTCGACCCCTAGCGTCGCAAGTTAAAAGGAGGATAGGATATGAAAGTTCCAATATTTGGGTCGTCCGGTTTCGTTTTCTACATGGGGAGCAAAGTTGCGGGGAAACTTCGATTCGAGCTAATTGTTAGGTCACCAGTTTTTCTTTTTTGGAGAAAAGTATACTGATCATACTTTCTTTGTCGAGTGGTTCTTTTCCATTATAATGAAGAAAATTGGTGTTAGCATGCTGAGAAAGAAAGCCAATTCCGTGTCAGGCGCTTATTTAGTTTCGTATGTTTGttgggaaaagagggagaaaccATCTTCCTTTCAGAAAAAAAATTGTATTTGTGAGGATCATTTGGTTGCTTTATGTTGTTTGTTTTGCTAAAAAGAACTCCTTCCTTCTAGTCTACTACTAAATACTTACGCATAAAATTTTAGCTGCTTTTGTGCTCTTTGTTCTTCCTTTACTTGGTATTCCTTATCAATGCAGATTTTTGTATGATCACTGATCTTTTGTATTTTATTAGGTGCACTCTGTAGCATGGAACTGCATAGGCACAAAGCTTGCTTCAGGCTCTATAGATCATACTGCCCGTGTCTGGAGCATTGATCCCCATGGCCATGTAACTTCCTCTCCTTGTTTCCTAATTGCTACAAGAATAACCCTGCTTGTTACAGAGTTAGATAACCCTTTTTTGTTGTCAAGCACTCCAATTTTTCATACCTTTTCTTTTGTGAAATCTATGTAATTTGGAACCTCTTACATTTCATAGAATGCTAGTACCAAGTTATGATCTTAGCAACAATATATTGTAGCATGCACATTTGCTTTGGCATGCTCATGCTGGCCCTTAGTGTACCAAAGATGGGTCAGTATAATTGGATGATCGCAATCTACCAAGCTATCTATTATCTTGAAATTGCAGAAGTTTACCAGGCATTCTGTATTCCTGTTTGCAGGATTGTGTGCACAATAGGGCCACCTTAACGAGAACAGATTTTGTGCCAATAGTTGCCACTATGCTCATTATTCAAAATCCACTTTCTGAGTTTTAAATAATGTCCAATAATTCATTGGCGCAAATATTCTATGCCATGTGCGCAGTGGACCTGCCAAAATTCATCAGCAAATATGACTTATTGTGACATGTACAAAAGAGACAAATTAATGGCTATGTTACTTAAGGGTCTTCTCTTTTTAATCTAATTCGTAAATATTCATATTCTTGGACAAAATCCATGAATTATTTTTTGGAAACTCGGAAAAGAGAAGAGAGGAATATGGGATGTAGTGGAACCTAGTTGCCAAATTCACTTTCCCCACCTTAACACATTTAAGGATTTCTGTTATGTCTGTTCGGTTCCTTAGTTACCTCTTGTAATCAAATTCGTTATTGTTTACAGTTTGTAGAACACTGTGGCCATAGTTTATTAACATGAGTCAGTGAGTAGTGAATTTTATTCTATACAGTGGTATTACTTGGAACAAGTTATGCATTTATCGATGAACTGTTAGCTACACTAAATTGGTTTACTTGCTTAAGAATGAACATTTAGTTCTTTTGTAGGTATTTTGTTTCATTGGAACTTCCAGACTGCAAACAATGCTGACACCACTTCTTATCATACACAGTCCAAGGTTAAAGACATTGAACTGAAAGGCCACTCAGATAGTGTAGATCAGTTATGCTgggatccaaagcatcctgacacaGTTGCCACTGCAGCTGCTGACAA harbors:
- the LOC125529101 gene encoding THO complex subunit 3-like, translating into MEGREDDKKGGAAAPGSSAPGTRFKNLVSREYYSHKKKVHSVAWNCIGTKLASGSIDHTARVWSIDPHGHSKVKDIELKGHSDSVDQLCWDPKHPDTVATAAADKSIRLWDARSK